In Salmo salar chromosome ssa03, Ssal_v3.1, whole genome shotgun sequence, a single genomic region encodes these proteins:
- the LOC106606523 gene encoding uncharacterized protein, with translation MECCPLTSISRIGRQPCTGGRGKLLNEQQEQEICNMVMANNAIILRQIRAAILQDNAIFQNINSISNSTIDQILKKHQMTMKQIYRVPFERNSDRVKELRYQYVHRIMALEGNETHHILVFVDEAGFNLAKGRRRGCNIIGHRATADVPGQRGGNITMCAAISVNGVATHIPSLGPYNTQKLLIFLDRLHFDMIPENERGLVGPQLPQYVIVWDNVNFHRGPLIRAWFTTHPRMVMVFLPPYSPFLNPIEEYFSAWRWRVYEHRAQDQRSLLHAMDAACEDITGDQCRGWLRHARRFFPRCIARENIRCDVDENLWPDRQQCVMARRVRMVARRGRVRTATSEELLVVKLQLYLQHCRLHIIFIVFCLCFYITVYYAVYIFFLL, from the exons ATGGAGTGTTGTCCTTTGACTTCTATATCTAGGATTGGACGACAACCTTGCACGGGTGGCAGAGGAAAACTTCTCAATGAACAACAAGAACAAGAGATCTGTAACATGGTGATGGCAAATAATGCCATCATATTGAGACAGATCCGCGCTGCAATCCTACAAGACAATGCCATATTCCAAAATATCAACTCTATAAGCAACTCCACAATAGACCAGATATTGAAGAAGCATCAGATGACAATGAAGCAAATTtacagggtaccatttgagaggaACTCTGATAGAGTGAaagagctgcggtaccagtatgtacat AGAATAATGGCATTGGAAGGAAACGAGACCCATCACATCCTCGTGTTTGTGGATGAAGCtggcttcaacctggccaagggcCGAAGACGTGGCTGTAATATTATTGGCCACCGGGCCACGGCGGATGTCCCAGGCCAGCGAGGGGGcaatataactatgtgtgctgccatATCTGTGAATGGTGTGGCCACTCACATCCCCAGTCTTGGCCCATACAATACACAGAAGCTCCTCATCTTCTTGGACCGCCTTCATTTTGATATGATCCCTGAAAATGAGAGAGGTCTCGTAGGGCCTCAACTACCACAATATGtcattgtatgggacaatgtgaATTTCCACCGTGGCCCGCTCATCAGGGCCTGGTTCACTACTCATCCAAGGATGGTCATGGTGTTCCTACCACCTTACTCTCCtttcctcaatcctattgaggagTATTTCTCCGCTTGGAGGTGGAGAGTGTATGAGCATCGGGCTCAAGATCAGAGGTCCCTGCTCCATGCAATGGACGCTGCGTGTGAGGATATTACAGGAGATCAGTGTAGGGGATGGTTGCGACATGCACGCCGTTTCTTCCCTCGTTGCATCGCAAGGGAGAATATACGCTGTGATGTGGACGAGAAtctgtggccagacagacagcagtgtgtGATGGCCAGGAGGGTGAGGATGGtggccaggagagggagggtgaggacagCGACCAGTGAAGAACTGTTAGTTGTGAAACTCCAGCTTTATTTACAGCACTGTAGGCTGCATataattttcattgttttttgtttgtgtttttatattacagtatattatgctgtatacattttctttttactcTGA